From the genome of Arthrobacter alpinus, one region includes:
- the galU gene encoding UTP--glucose-1-phosphate uridylyltransferase GalU: MTDVSRVRKAVIPAAGLGTRFLPATKAMPKEMLPVVDKPAIQYVVQEAVSAGLTDVLMITGRNKRALEDHFDRVPVTEQLLEAKGDTERLAAVQHATELGDIHYVRQGDPKGLGHAVLRAKIHVGNEPFAVLLGDDLIDERDELLTTMIDVQARTGGSVVALIEVPRDKISAYGCADMTVIDGEDYVRVNHLVEKPAVEEAPSNLAVIGRYVLHPAVFDVLENTPPGRGEEIQLTDALQTLATREGEGGGVYGVVFKGRRYDTGDKLSYLKAVVTLACDNDELGTDLREWLGEFTAGMQK; this comes from the coding sequence ATGACTGATGTTTCGCGAGTACGCAAGGCTGTAATCCCCGCGGCAGGGTTGGGGACCCGATTCCTGCCGGCAACCAAGGCCATGCCCAAGGAAATGCTGCCCGTGGTGGACAAGCCCGCCATCCAGTATGTGGTGCAGGAGGCCGTCAGTGCGGGGCTGACCGACGTCCTTATGATCACCGGGCGGAACAAGCGCGCCCTTGAAGACCACTTCGACCGCGTTCCCGTCACGGAGCAGCTGCTGGAGGCCAAGGGCGACACCGAACGGTTGGCTGCCGTTCAGCATGCCACCGAATTGGGTGATATCCACTACGTCCGCCAGGGCGATCCCAAGGGTCTTGGGCATGCGGTGTTGCGTGCCAAGATCCATGTCGGCAACGAGCCGTTTGCGGTGCTCCTCGGTGATGACTTAATTGACGAACGCGACGAACTACTGACCACCATGATCGACGTCCAGGCCCGTACCGGTGGCTCCGTTGTGGCGTTGATCGAGGTGCCTCGAGACAAGATTTCAGCCTATGGGTGTGCCGACATGACGGTCATTGACGGCGAGGACTATGTTCGCGTCAACCACCTGGTAGAGAAGCCGGCCGTGGAAGAGGCCCCCTCCAATCTGGCCGTGATCGGCCGCTATGTGCTGCACCCGGCGGTGTTTGATGTGTTGGAAAACACCCCTCCGGGACGAGGCGAGGAAATTCAACTCACCGATGCTCTGCAGACTCTTGCGACCCGCGAGGGCGAGGGCGGTGGCGTGTACGGTGTGGTGTTCAAAGGCCGCCGTTATGACACCGGTGACAAGCTCAGCTATCTCAAAGCGGTTGTCACCTTGGCCTGCGACAACGATGAGTTGGGCACCGATCTGCGCGAGTGGCTGGGCGAGTTCACAGCCGGGATGCAGAAGTAG
- a CDS encoding 5-formyltetrahydrofolate cyclo-ligase produces the protein MEPLSKIQWRAHLRAQRLSMDDGARHRAAEGLASAGLEWVSLVRSGPAPLTICAYVSVGPEPSTALLLTTLSQAGDHVFVPVCRPGHQLSWVSWHPGVPMQRSTLAPVMEPVGRRHAFAALGPVAALLLPALAVDTSGVRLGQGGGYYDRFLASLQTTKNAGLPGVPAAAVVYDHEVLAPHQLPHDALDQPVDYLLTPDNVRPAAK, from the coding sequence GTGGAACCCCTTTCCAAAATTCAGTGGCGTGCGCACCTTCGCGCCCAGCGCCTGTCAATGGACGACGGCGCCCGTCACCGTGCTGCTGAGGGCCTAGCCAGCGCTGGGCTTGAGTGGGTCTCGCTCGTGAGGTCCGGTCCGGCCCCGCTGACCATCTGCGCCTATGTTTCCGTCGGTCCTGAACCGTCAACCGCCTTGTTGCTGACTACGCTGTCGCAAGCCGGCGACCACGTTTTCGTCCCCGTGTGCCGGCCCGGCCACCAATTGTCCTGGGTGTCGTGGCATCCTGGCGTCCCGATGCAACGAAGCACACTGGCCCCCGTCATGGAACCGGTAGGTCGCCGCCACGCGTTCGCGGCTCTTGGGCCGGTTGCTGCGCTATTGCTGCCCGCCCTCGCCGTGGACACCTCGGGGGTGCGTCTCGGCCAGGGTGGCGGCTACTACGACCGGTTTTTAGCCTCCTTGCAAACCACTAAAAACGCTGGACTGCCCGGGGTCCCGGCGGCCGCCGTCGTCTACGACCACGAGGTTCTCGCCCCACACCAGCTCCCCCACGATGCCCTTGACCAGCCCGTCGACTACCTGCTGACACCGGACAACGTCAGGCCGGCCGCGAAATAA
- a CDS encoding FmdB family zinc ribbon protein yields the protein MPTYAYACKDCGHAFDIQQSFSDDSLTICPECRGALRKKFNSVGVVFKGSGFYRTDSRAGSSSVPATGTGESSNNATSSEKSAAPASAGAPASSAPNKAPGKTPEKTPANVGS from the coding sequence GTGCCCACATACGCTTACGCCTGCAAAGATTGCGGCCACGCATTCGACATCCAGCAGTCGTTCAGTGACGATTCCCTGACCATCTGCCCGGAGTGCCGCGGCGCATTGCGCAAGAAGTTCAACTCCGTAGGCGTCGTCTTCAAGGGTTCCGGGTTCTACCGCACCGATTCACGCGCCGGAAGTAGCTCGGTCCCGGCCACGGGGACGGGCGAGTCCTCCAACAACGCCACCTCCAGCGAGAAGAGTGCGGCACCGGCAAGCGCTGGTGCTCCTGCCAGCAGCGCTCCGAACAAGGCTCCCGGCAAGACTCCGGAGAAGACACCCGCAAACGTCGGAAGCTAA
- a CDS encoding RcpC/CpaB family pilus assembly protein → MAAILLCAAFAIAVQQLTPASPLTSKVLVATHDLPAGHTLAVADLVAAGVSPEMVPDGSLANVEAPQAWAGRQVSGPVRRGEVMTDAALVGEELLIGAPPGSQAVPLRLTDPATVQLLRQGQLVNVVLSTSTGLDEPASNEVLARSVPVLWTPALATSGNGLKPGPEADGLVVVAATPDQAVHLAGASARGKIFLVIVK, encoded by the coding sequence ATGGCTGCGATCCTGCTGTGTGCGGCATTTGCAATCGCCGTGCAGCAGCTGACCCCGGCCAGTCCCCTCACAAGCAAAGTCCTCGTGGCTACCCATGACCTTCCGGCTGGCCATACTTTGGCAGTGGCTGACCTGGTTGCGGCAGGTGTTAGCCCGGAAATGGTTCCCGACGGGAGCCTGGCCAACGTTGAGGCACCCCAAGCGTGGGCGGGACGGCAGGTCTCTGGTCCTGTTCGACGCGGAGAAGTCATGACGGATGCGGCGCTCGTCGGAGAGGAACTGCTGATCGGCGCTCCACCCGGTAGCCAGGCAGTGCCTTTGCGACTCACAGACCCCGCCACAGTTCAGCTGCTGCGCCAGGGCCAGCTGGTCAACGTCGTATTGAGCACCAGCACCGGACTGGACGAGCCAGCCAGCAACGAGGTGCTGGCCCGCTCAGTCCCAGTCCTCTGGACCCCGGCCCTTGCCACCTCCGGCAACGGCCTAAAGCCTGGCCCTGAGGCTGACGGACTGGTGGTGGTCGCGGCAACACCGGATCAAGCTGTACACCTAGCCGGTGCGTCAGCCAGAGGGAAGATCTTTCTGGTGATAGTTAAGTGA